From Anopheles funestus chromosome 3RL, idAnoFuneDA-416_04, whole genome shotgun sequence, a single genomic window includes:
- the LOC125767786 gene encoding general odorant-binding protein 99b-like codes for MKSIVLLAAVLTVLSVQLVRATDDIESLIDSCSKVVEGMTEDLKARYRANAFPDDPVTHCFVRCLGLTLNLYDDEEGVDLHANWEYLGKVDDEIEFIAKHRDCLDNRNLALIDNPCDRAYSAFQCLKEEYGMDQSSSNSTSST; via the exons ATGAAATCTATCGTTCTCCTTGCTGCAGTTTTGACAGTGTTGTCTGTGCAG CTTGTAAGAGCGACGGACGATATAGAGTCGCTGATTGATTCCTGCAGCAAGGTTGTGGAAGGAATGACGGAAGATTTGAAAGCTCGATACCGAGCGAACGCATTTCCGGACGATCCCGTAACGCATTGCTTCGTGAGATGTCTCGGACTCACGCTTAATCTTTACGACGATGAGGAAGGGGTCGATTTGCATGCGAACTGGGAATATCTGGGCAAAGTGGATGATGAGATCGAATTTATCGCCAAGCATCGCGACTGTCTGGATAATAGAAATTTAGCATTGATCGACAATCCGTGCGACCGTGCTTATAGTGCATTCCAGTGCTTGAAGGAAGAGTACGGAATGGAtcaaagcagcagcaacagcaccagcagTACTTAG
- the LOC125767789 gene encoding ionotropic receptor 25a — protein MLIVYLAALLMALQPTTSTNITHEEEGNIVIGIVIVHEKEQPDIPTMVADAIKKLSPKVKGFTIKDYYVEYDRERLQFGGAEQFCAALSQEVSVLLDVTWIDSQYISSAAEEFGIPYFHIDLSIQTYVKLMENFLLARAGNDVVYILPNLRDVDAAIYLLISDSYLRAITFGELDEDTVGRIKDLRPYPSFYAVVAGTMEINAILHKAIDGGLVRKPEKWNLLFTDLQTDKYAHVDTFPEMHRLLLDSNTCCILLRHLPPCICPDNFDPISVHLENVLEVVVGWSIDGAIPMVRAFNCTPELDQELVARVTTAREELMNQMALMAQFWIVQENGLIRPNLNLSIISSPTEQTIGSVVQGQIVLAKNDTLPNSKRFFRVGTTESIPWAYRKRDPAGKILRNPASGEPIWEGYCIDFLHQLSVVMNFDYDLVSPRNGTFGLRDADGKWDGLVGDLVVGEIDFAIASLKMTAEREEVVDFVAPYFEQTGILIAMRKPVRETSLFKFMTVLRLEVWLSILLAIVATAVMLWLLDKFSPYSAKNNKDAYPYECRNFTLKESFWFALTSFTPQGGGEAPKALSGRTLVAAYWLFVVLMLATFTANLAAFLTVERMQTPVQSLEQLSRQSRIKYTVVKDSDTHDYFRNMKNAEDVLYQMWRNLTLSSGNDQAQYRVWDYPIKEQYINILSAIESADPVVTAADGFRRVNEHLDADFAFIHDSAEIRYEISRNCNFTEVGEVFAEQPYGIAVQQGSHLQDELSYFILELQKERYFESLTAKFWNNSARSQCPNTDDSEGITLESLGGVFIATLVGLALAMVTLLGEVIYYRRKENSRNFIKVAPFANVDTKPIERHDKRFALKEKSIAAVKHLLDLDTPPGKVRGGTMKINTKKEKPIPKEITIGSKFVSAAERQQKLSYIAIMPRNPIH, from the exons ATGTTGATTGTATATCTTGCGGCACTCTTGATGGCATTGCAGCCAACAACCTCAACGAATATAACACATGAAGAGGAAGGAAACATTGTGATTGGAATTG TGATAGTGCATGAAAAGGAACAACCAGACATTCCAACGATGGTTGCTGATGCGATTAAAAAACTGTCACCCAAAGTTAAAGGATTCACGATAAAAGATTACTACGTTGAATACGATCGTGAACGTTTACAGTTTGGTGGTGCCGAACAGT TTTGTGCTGCTCTCTCTCAAGAAGTTTCTGTTCTGCTGGATGTAACGTGGATCGATTCGCAATATATCTCAAGTGCTGCGGAAGAATTCGGTATTCCTTACTTTCACATCGATCTATCCATACAAACGTATGTAAAGCTGATGGAAAACTTCTTACTAGCGCGTGCAGGCAACGATGTAGTTTACATACTGCCAAACCTTCGGGATGTGGATGCCGCGATTTATCTACTCATATCGGATTCATATCTTCGAGCGATCACCTTCGGGGAACTTGATGAGGATACGGTGGGTAGAATAAAAGATCTTCGCCCCTATCCATCCTTTTACGCAGTAGTAGCAGGAACGATGGAGATTAATGCCATCCTTCACAAAGCCATCGACGGTGGACTGGTGCGTAAACCGGAAAAGTGGAATTTGCTGTTCACCGATTTGCAGACCGACAAATATGCACATGTGGACACTTTTCCAGAAATGCATCGTTTACTTCTGGACAGCAACACCTGCTGCATTCTTTTGCGACATCTTCCTCCGTGTATTTGTCCCGACAATTTCGATCCAATAAGCGTGCATCTAGAGAATGTGTTGGAAGTAGTTGTGGGATGGTCCATTGATGGTGCAATACCTATGGTACGCGCATTCAATTGTACGCCGGAATTAGACCAAGAACTCGTCGCACGTGTAACCACCGCCCGGGAAGAACTGATGAACCAGATGGCCTTGATGGCGCAATTTTGGATTGTGCAAGAAAATGGTCTGATACGTCCCAATCTTAATCTCTCGATTATCAGCTCACCCACAGAACAGACCATTGGAAGTGTGGTACAAGGCCAGATAGTACTAGCGAAAAACGACACGCTACCAAATAGCAAACGATTTTTCCGCGTCGGTACGACAGAATCTATACCATGGGCATATCGTAAGCGTGATCCGGCTGGCAAGATCCTGCGCAATCCGGCTTCCGGCGAACCAATTTGGGAAGGGTACTGTATCGATTTCCTGCATCAGCTGTCTGTGGTTATGAACTTTGACTACGACCTCGTTTCCCCACGGAACGGTACCTTCGGGCTGCGCGACGCTGATGGCAAATGGGATGGTCTTGTAGGCGATTTGGTAGTGGGTGAGATTGATTTTGCCATTGCCTCGCTTAAGATGACCGCCGAGCGGGAGGAAGTGGTTGATTTCGTTGCGCCGTACTTCGAACAGACGGGCATTCTGATAGCAATGCGCAAACCGGTCCGTGAAACGTCGTTGTTCAAGTTTATGACCGTGCTGCGGCTCGAGGTATGGTTGAGCATTTTGCTGGCGATCGTTGCAACTGCCGTCATGTTATGGCTGCTGGATAAATTTTCCCCGTACAGTGCGAAAAACAACAAGGATGCTTATCCATACGAATGCAG AAATTTTACGCTTAAAGAAAGCTTCTGGTTTGCGTTGACCTCCTTCACCCCGCAGGGTGGTGGTGAGGCACCGAAAGCTCTCTCTGGCAGAACGCTAGTCGCCGCCTACTGGCTCTTTGTGGTGCTCATGCTAGCTACCTTTACTGCCAATCTGGCCGCCTTTCTCACGGTCGAACGGATGCAAACACCGGTACAATCGTTGGAGCAGCTATCGCGCCAAAGCCGAATCAAGTACACCGTCGTGAAAGATTCCGATACGCATGACTACTTCCGGAACATGAAAAACGCCGAAGATGTACTGTACCAAATGTGGCGCAACTTAACCTTGTCTAGTGGCAATGATCAAGCACAGTACCGCGTTTGGGATTACCCGATTAAGGAGCAGTACATCAATATCCTTTCTGCAATTGAATCGGCCGACCCCGTAGTAACAGCGGCTGACGGTTTTCGGCGCGTCAACGAACATCTCGATGCTGACTTTGCGTTCATACACGATTCGGCCGAAATACGATACGAAATATCGCGCAACTGTAATTTCACTGAGGTTGGTGAGGTGTTTGCCGAGCAGCCGTACGGGATAGCGGTGCAGCAGGGTAGCCATCTGCAGGACGAGTTAAGCTACTTCATACTGGAGCTGCAAAAGGAGCGCTACTTTGAGTCGCTTACGGCTAAGTTTTGGAACAATAGTGCCCGTAGCCAGTGTCCCAATACCGACGACAGCGAAGGTATCACCTTGGAAAGCTTGGGTGGCGTATTCATAGCGACGTTGGTCGGATTAGCACTGGCAATGGTCACACTACTGGGCGAAGTAATTTACTATCGACGCAAGGAGAATAGCCGAAACTTTATAAAGGTAGCTCCTTTTGCTAATGTAGACACCAAACCGATAGAACGGCACGACAAGCGCTTTGCACTGAAGGAAAAATCGATCGCCGCGGTAAAACATCTGCTTGATTTAGACACCCCGCCAGGTAAGGTTCGCGGGGGTACAATGAAAATCAACacgaaaaaagagaaaccaaTACCGAAAGAAATTACGATCGGCAGTAAGTTTGTATCTGCGGCAGAGAGGCAGCAAAAGCTGTCCTACATTGCCATCATGCCCAGGAATCCTATACATTAG